The following are encoded in a window of Magnolia sinica isolate HGM2019 chromosome 11, MsV1, whole genome shotgun sequence genomic DNA:
- the LOC131219099 gene encoding probable nucleolar protein 5-2, whose protein sequence is MLVLFETPAGFALFKVLDEGKLSKVEDLWKEFATSESARQVVKLKAFTKFENTSEALSAATLLIDSKPSKGLRKFLRTHCEGEMLAVADSKLGNAIKEKLQIECLHNNAVMELMRGVRSQLTELISGLAVQDLAPMSLGLSHSLSRYKLKFSPDKVDTMIIQAIGLLDDLDKELNTYAMRVREWYGWHFPELAKIVTDNIQYAKVVKLMGNRVNAVGLDFSEILSEEAETALKEAAVISMGTEVSDLDLANIKALCDQVLALSEYRAQLYEYLRSRMNTIAPNLTALVGELVGARLIAHGGSLLNLAKQPGSTVQILGAEKALFRALKTKHATPKYGLIFHASLIGQAPPKLKGKISRSLAAKTVLAIRYDALGDGQDNTMGLENRLKLEARLRNLEGRELGRSAGSTKGKPKIEFYDKDRRKDAGALITAAKTYNPAADSVLSKCAEPATEKPAEELEEMSPSKKRKHKEAEPSQPEEAGEEVKKQKKKKKKKKKQAEAAEDANVEPEEVEAETKKEKKKKKRKHEEAEDGVASVQVEEQEAETRSKKKEKRKKEKKSE, encoded by the exons ATGCTCGTGCTATTTGAAACCCCTGCGGGATTTGCCCTATTCAAAGTGTTAGATGAGGGGAAGCTTTCAAAAGTTGAG GACTTGTGGAAGGAATTTGCTACATCTGAATCGGCTAGACAG GTAGTGAAGCTGAAAGCTTTTACCAAGTTTGAGAACACCTCGGAAGCCTTATCAGCAGCCACTTTACTGATTGATAGCAAGCCTAGCAAGGGTCTTCGCAAATTTCTGCGTACTCACTGTGAGGGAGAAATGTTAGCTGTCGCTGATTCAAAGCTAGGAAATGCGATAAAAGAAAAATTG CAAATAGAATGTCTTCACAACAATGCTGTAATGGAGCTGATGAGGGGGGTTAGAAGTCAGTTGACCGAACTCATATCTGGGCTTGCTGTACAAGACTTGGCTCCAATGAGCTTGGGTTTGTCACACAGCCTATCAAGATACAAGCTAAAATTCAGCCCTGATAAG GTTGATACGATGATCATTCAGGCCATTGGCTTGTTGGATGATCTTGACAAAGAGCTCAATACATATGCGATGAGGGTCCGTGAATGGTATGGCTGGCATTTCCCAGAGCTTGCAAAGATCGTAACAGACAATATCCAGTATGCCAAGGTTGTGAAGCTAATGGGCAACCGTGTGAATGCAGTGGGCCTTGATTTCTCTGAG ATATTGTCGGAAGAGGCTGAGACAGCTCTAAAAGAGGCAGCAGTGATATCAATGGGAACTGAAGTTAGTGATCTTGATTTGGCAAATATTAAAGCCCTTTGTGACCAAGTGTTAGCCCTTTCAGAGTACAGAGCTCAGCTCTATGAGTACTTGAGGAGCAGAATGAACACGATTGCCCCTAATCTGACTGCCCTTGTTGGAGAGCTTGTTGGAGCTCGCCTCATTGCTCATGGTGGTAGCTTGTTGAACCTGGCAAAGCAACCTGGAAGCACAGTTCAGATTCTTGGTGCAGAGAAG GCACTTTTCAGAGCTTTGAAGACAAAGCATGCTACTCCAAAATATGGGCTCATCTTCCACGCATCCTTAATTGGTCAGGCACCCCCAAAACTCAAGGGAAAAATTTCTCGATCTTTAGCTGCAAAGACTGTGCTTGCTATTCGATATGATGCTTTGGGAGATGGTCAAGACAACACTATGGGACTTGAGAATAGATTGAAG CTTGAAGCCCGGTTGAGGAATCTTGAGGGGAGGGAATTGGGTCGCTCTGCTGGGTCAACTAAAGGCAAGCCCAAGATAGAATTTTATGACAAAGATCGAAGGAAGGATGCAGGGGCATTGATAACAGCTGCCAAG ACCTACAACCCGGCAGCTGATTCAGTACTCAGTAAATGTGCAGAACCAGCAACAGAGAAACCAGCTGAAGAGCTGGAAGAGATGTCACCCTCTAAGAAGAGGAAGCATAAAGAAGCAGAGCCCTCACAGCCCGAAGAGGCaggagaagaggtcaagaagcagaagaagaagaagaagaagaagaagaagcaggcaGAGGCTGCCGAGGATGCTAATGTGGAACCTGAAGAGGTAGAAGCGGAAactaagaaggagaagaagaagaagaagagaaagcacGAGGAAGCAGAGGATGGAGTAGCGAGCGTCCAGGTTGAGGAACAAGAAGCTGAAACACGAagcaagaagaaagagaagaggaagaaggagaagaagagtgagTGA